In Afipia sp. GAS231, a single window of DNA contains:
- a CDS encoding HD-GYP domain-containing protein yields MLVHFITDEPTKLPAVRAMLDPRHELVACVLGGCDAQIGADGVFVVDVDLRQACRIEQVRLVLRPLSGTCHKLFVVHNQVGSMVAQARALGATAVISSTKEAVFRIAHIEEAQKAGQRDLAVPSALTDCAAAFASMFLAVRAGKPISLSDATRATSQIIDRVQRSGLTCFLDEVRRYHEGTFQHCLLVTGVAVGFGIEIGFSGVDVSRLGIAATLHDIGKACIPLSILDKPGRLDAGEDEIMKRHPGTGYDLLKDISGMTPEILDGVRHHHEYLDGTGYPDGLTSSKISDLVRLLTISDIFAALIEARPYRAPMPRHTAYQILCGMDGKLENSLVKAFRNVALVA; encoded by the coding sequence ATGCTCGTCCACTTCATAACGGATGAACCGACGAAGTTACCCGCTGTCCGCGCCATGCTTGACCCGCGGCATGAACTGGTCGCCTGCGTGCTTGGAGGCTGCGACGCTCAAATCGGGGCGGATGGCGTGTTCGTCGTGGATGTGGATCTGCGGCAGGCTTGTCGTATCGAGCAGGTCCGGCTCGTCCTGCGGCCACTGAGCGGCACCTGCCACAAGTTGTTTGTCGTGCACAACCAGGTCGGCTCGATGGTTGCGCAAGCCCGCGCGCTCGGGGCCACAGCCGTGATTTCCTCGACCAAGGAAGCCGTCTTCCGGATCGCGCATATCGAGGAGGCGCAAAAGGCCGGACAGCGCGACCTGGCGGTCCCATCCGCGCTGACCGATTGCGCAGCCGCATTCGCTTCGATGTTCCTGGCCGTGCGGGCCGGCAAGCCGATCAGTCTTTCGGATGCCACGCGCGCCACTTCGCAGATCATCGATCGTGTGCAGCGCAGCGGGCTCACCTGCTTTCTCGACGAGGTGCGCCGCTATCACGAAGGTACGTTCCAGCATTGCCTGCTGGTCACCGGTGTTGCCGTGGGGTTTGGAATCGAAATCGGATTTTCCGGCGTCGACGTGTCGCGGCTCGGGATTGCGGCAACGCTCCACGACATCGGCAAGGCCTGTATTCCGCTGTCGATACTGGACAAGCCGGGACGCCTCGACGCCGGTGAAGACGAGATCATGAAGCGTCATCCCGGGACCGGATACGACCTGCTGAAAGATATTTCGGGCATGACGCCTGAGATCCTCGATGGCGTCAGACACCACCACGAATATCTCGATGGCACCGGCTACCCGGACGGACTGACGTCGTCAAAAATTTCCGATCTGGTGAGACTGTTGACCATCTCGGACATCTTCGCCGCCCTGATCGAGGCACGGCCGTATCGGGCGCCGATGCCCCGGCATACCGCCTACCAGATCCTGTGCGGCATGGACGGCAAGCTGGAAAACTCGCTGGTCAAGGCATTCAGGAACGTGGCGCTGGTGGCGTGA
- a CDS encoding TetR/AcrR family transcriptional regulator, translated as MAKRIYDNSGRKAEAENTRSQLIAAARKILSERGHRTPFSMDAVAKKAGVARATVYLQFESRGSLLEAVFDTIANEGGLGVLPEAFTEPDPVEALKKFTSVFVRFWIAQREVWPRLSRELADDEAGARLTARSERRRRGITVIVGRLAQKLTLDRADDLIDALHGMTSYEFIGQLIATERSEAEVEALMLELVEAVIRSLCFAKSKPLRNDEDSPVLANPRRKK; from the coding sequence ATGGCTAAGCGGATCTACGACAACAGCGGCAGGAAGGCGGAAGCCGAAAATACCCGCTCTCAATTAATTGCGGCAGCTCGGAAGATATTGAGCGAACGCGGTCATCGGACGCCGTTTTCGATGGACGCGGTGGCAAAAAAGGCCGGCGTGGCGCGCGCGACGGTCTATTTGCAGTTCGAGAGCCGGGGGAGTCTGCTCGAAGCCGTCTTCGACACGATCGCCAACGAAGGGGGATTGGGCGTTTTGCCTGAGGCCTTCACGGAACCAGATCCTGTGGAGGCGCTGAAGAAATTTACTTCCGTTTTTGTCAGGTTTTGGATCGCGCAGAGAGAAGTTTGGCCGCGCCTCTCGCGTGAATTAGCGGACGACGAAGCGGGAGCGCGATTGACGGCTCGATCGGAGCGCCGCCGCCGCGGTATAACCGTCATTGTTGGTCGCCTTGCTCAGAAACTGACGCTCGATCGCGCCGACGATCTAATCGATGCGCTTCACGGAATGACGAGCTACGAATTTATTGGTCAATTGATAGCGACCGAACGCTCGGAAGCCGAGGTGGAAGCGCTAATGCTCGAACTGGTCGAGGCCGTTATCCGGTCGCTCTGCTTCGCCAAGTCAAAGCCGCTTCGAAACGATGAAGACTCCCCGGTTTTGGCCAATCCTCGACGAAAAAAGTAG
- a CDS encoding tetratricopeptide repeat protein, which yields MSRTTWRLWSALAAAMTLLSHAAAAEPCYDLPDPDARIAACTQGINSGKLTGAQQAIGYSNRGVAYHQKGDTDRAIADFNEAIRLDPTFAPSFFNRGLTWRDKHESDRAIADYNEAMRLGIKDSGIFNSRGISWFDKGDTDRAIADFTEAVRLDPKNVTAIGNRGAAYHQKGDNDHAIADYSEVIRLNPRDAATFFKRGKAYGDKGDNDRAIADYSAAIRLDPRDATAFFNRGLAYSDMGDNDRAIADFSAAIRLDPKDATNFNSRGIAYSDKGDDDRAIADFNEAIRLDPKYLNAFTNRGIAFSGKGDSDRAIADFDAAIRINPKLAVAFSSRGSAYSDKGDNDRAIADYTEAIRLDTKRVKAFYNRGIAWLDNGDGDRAIADFTEVIRLTPKDVDGFNNRGLAYRFKGENDRAIADYNAAIGLDPKSTTALVGRGTAYQGKGDNDRAIVDYTEAVRLDPKSAAAYFARGRSYLFTGSADKALTDLNQASAQAPKNAYIALWADIAGQRNKLPSRLAQTGSKIDMTVWPAPVIKLFMDQMTPAAVLAAADDPDAIKKLGQICEANFYSAELALAKGAKDEAIRQFRLAASDCPHGFTERDAANAELKMLGAIP from the coding sequence ATGAGCCGCACGACATGGAGACTTTGGAGCGCGCTTGCTGCCGCCATGACGCTCCTGAGCCACGCCGCTGCCGCCGAGCCGTGCTACGATCTGCCAGACCCCGACGCCAGGATCGCCGCCTGTACCCAGGGTATCAATTCGGGGAAATTGACTGGAGCCCAGCAGGCCATCGGCTACAGCAACCGGGGCGTCGCCTATCACCAGAAGGGCGACACCGACCGCGCCATTGCCGACTTCAATGAGGCGATCCGGCTCGATCCCACCTTCGCCCCGTCTTTCTTCAACCGGGGCCTCACCTGGCGCGACAAACACGAATCCGACCGCGCTATCGCCGACTACAACGAGGCCATGCGGCTCGGTATCAAGGACAGCGGGATCTTCAACAGCCGGGGGATCTCCTGGTTCGACAAGGGCGACACCGACCGCGCCATCGCCGACTTCACCGAAGCGGTCCGGCTCGATCCCAAAAACGTCACGGCAATCGGCAATCGCGGTGCCGCCTACCACCAGAAGGGCGACAACGACCACGCCATCGCCGACTACAGCGAGGTGATCCGGCTCAATCCCCGGGACGCCGCGACCTTTTTCAAGCGCGGTAAGGCCTACGGCGACAAGGGCGACAACGACCGTGCCATCGCCGACTACAGTGCGGCGATCCGGCTCGATCCCAGGGACGCCACCGCCTTCTTCAATCGAGGCCTCGCCTACAGCGACATGGGCGACAACGATCGCGCCATCGCCGACTTCAGTGCGGCGATCCGGCTCGATCCCAAGGACGCCACGAACTTCAACAGTCGGGGCATCGCCTATAGCGACAAGGGCGACGACGATCGCGCCATCGCCGACTTCAATGAGGCGATCCGGCTCGATCCCAAATATCTCAATGCCTTCACCAACCGAGGCATCGCCTTTAGCGGCAAGGGCGACAGCGACCGCGCCATCGCCGACTTCGACGCGGCGATCCGGATCAATCCCAAATTGGCCGTTGCCTTCAGCAGCCGAGGCAGCGCCTATAGCGACAAGGGCGACAATGACCGCGCCATCGCCGACTACACCGAAGCGATCCGGCTCGATACCAAACGCGTCAAGGCGTTCTACAACCGAGGCATCGCCTGGCTCGACAACGGCGACGGCGACCGCGCCATTGCCGACTTCACCGAGGTGATCCGGCTCACTCCCAAAGACGTCGATGGCTTCAACAACCGGGGTCTCGCCTATCGTTTCAAGGGCGAAAATGACCGCGCCATCGCCGACTACAATGCGGCGATCGGGCTCGATCCAAAATCCACCACGGCCCTGGTCGGCCGAGGTACCGCCTACCAGGGCAAGGGCGACAACGACCGTGCCATTGTCGACTACACTGAGGCGGTTCGGCTCGATCCGAAATCCGCCGCGGCCTATTTTGCGCGCGGGCGTTCCTATCTCTTTACCGGCTCGGCCGACAAGGCACTGACCGATCTCAATCAGGCCAGCGCGCAGGCGCCGAAAAATGCCTATATCGCCCTGTGGGCCGATATCGCCGGCCAGCGCAACAAGCTCCCGAGCCGTCTGGCGCAAACCGGTTCGAAGATCGACATGACCGTCTGGCCGGCGCCGGTCATCAAATTGTTCATGGACCAGATGACGCCTGCTGCGGTACTTGCTGCGGCTGATGATCCGGATGCCATCAAAAAGTTGGGCCAGATCTGCGAGGCAAATTTCTACAGCGCCGAGCTTGCGCTGGCCAAGGGGGCGAAGGACGAAGCCATTCGTCAGTTTCGTTTGGCGGCAAGCGATTGCCCGCACGGTTTTACCGAGCGGGACGCCGCCAATGCCGAACTGAAGATGCTTGGCGCAATCCCATGA
- a CDS encoding sulfatase-like hydrolase/transferase: protein MTPQNLLILMSDEHNARMMGCAGHPLAKTPNLDALAARGTRFDDAYTTCPICVPARASFATGRYIHDIEYWDNSIAYDGRVPSWGHRLQEAGIRAESIGKLHYRLEEDPTGFDKQHIPMHITGGVGMIQLSIRKQFPDFVAPPRKRSAIAEAASVGESEYTLYDRRVADTAVQWLRNAATAPTPWVLFVSFVTPHYPLVAPKEFFDLYPVDQMPDPKYGPGSGYVPHPWLADLLAGGAPSPQDQRKALAAYLGLISFMDAQVARVLSALDESGLRDTTRILYTSDHGENAGVRGVWGKSNHYQEAVAIPMIVAGQGVPAGKTCATPASLVDAYPTVLDGVGLSADADGVPGHSLFDLAARADDRERLAFSEYHAAASPSASYMLRKGRFKYIYYVGFAPELFDLEADPEESRNLAQLPEYDATMKQLETMLRGIVDPEDADRRANEAQRALIESKGGPDQVMANLPTKKMYTPVPIGLIS from the coding sequence GTGACGCCTCAGAACCTGCTCATTTTGATGTCCGACGAGCACAACGCCCGGATGATGGGTTGTGCCGGCCATCCGCTGGCCAAAACGCCAAACCTGGATGCGCTGGCAGCTCGCGGAACGCGATTTGACGATGCCTACACCACGTGTCCGATCTGTGTGCCCGCGCGGGCCAGCTTCGCGACCGGTCGCTACATCCATGATATCGAATATTGGGACAACTCGATCGCCTATGACGGGCGGGTGCCGAGTTGGGGCCACAGACTGCAGGAAGCCGGCATTCGCGCCGAGTCGATCGGCAAGCTGCACTACCGGCTCGAGGAAGATCCGACCGGCTTCGACAAGCAACACATTCCGATGCACATCACCGGCGGCGTCGGCATGATCCAGTTGTCGATCCGCAAGCAGTTTCCGGATTTCGTAGCCCCGCCGCGCAAGCGTTCAGCGATCGCCGAAGCCGCCAGTGTCGGCGAGAGCGAGTATACGCTGTACGACCGGCGCGTCGCCGATACTGCCGTGCAATGGCTACGCAATGCCGCGACGGCGCCGACACCCTGGGTGCTGTTCGTCAGTTTCGTGACGCCGCATTATCCGCTGGTGGCACCGAAAGAGTTTTTCGATCTCTATCCGGTCGATCAGATGCCCGATCCGAAATACGGACCCGGCTCCGGCTATGTGCCGCATCCGTGGCTCGCGGATCTGCTTGCGGGTGGCGCACCGAGCCCGCAGGACCAGCGCAAGGCGCTGGCCGCCTATCTCGGGCTGATCAGTTTCATGGACGCCCAGGTCGCCCGCGTGTTGTCCGCGCTCGACGAATCCGGCCTGCGCGACACCACGCGCATCCTCTACACCTCAGACCATGGCGAGAACGCCGGCGTGCGCGGGGTTTGGGGCAAGTCGAACCATTACCAGGAGGCAGTCGCGATCCCCATGATCGTCGCCGGCCAGGGCGTGCCCGCCGGCAAGACTTGCGCGACGCCGGCCTCGCTCGTGGATGCCTACCCGACGGTGCTCGATGGCGTCGGGCTGTCGGCCGATGCGGATGGCGTCCCCGGCCATTCGCTGTTCGATCTTGCCGCCAGGGCCGACGATCGGGAGCGTCTCGCCTTCTCGGAATATCATGCTGCCGCCTCGCCCTCGGCGTCCTACATGCTGCGCAAGGGGCGGTTCAAATACATCTACTACGTTGGCTTCGCGCCCGAACTGTTCGACCTCGAAGCCGATCCGGAGGAGAGCCGCAATCTTGCGCAGCTTCCGGAATATGACGCGACGATGAAGCAGCTCGAGACGATGCTGCGCGGCATCGTCGATCCTGAAGACGCGGACCGGCGCGCGAACGAGGCGCAGCGCGCGCTGATCGAGAGCAAGGGCGGCCCCGATCAGGTGATGGCGAACCTGCCGACCAAAAAAATGTACACGCCGGTCCCGATCGGACTGATCTCGTGA
- a CDS encoding MFS transporter, whose protein sequence is MSESAAPGFDQPHSLVAVDSSLPARRNLRALIVNNRWVRILGVAFVMYVMAFVDRTNLSMAAPFVRDDLGLTPAALGLATSLFFWGYIILQIPAGRLASIWSPKRVLFGQMLLWSLISLTTAFVNTPLELSINRFALGLSEGGVLTCTLVLIRNWFTKAERARANALFLLTFPIAPMIAGPVSGLILTYLSWRWMFVIEAMPSLIWAVIWWWAIDDRPQDAKWLAEDERARLVTELAREEEAAVKISGHWLSTLWHPSVLLLALYNFLALMAEWGVNFWFPTVLKETGLSIGMVGLLATLPSVLGITLMLGVAASSDRLRERKWHMIVMTAAAGVPLLVLQLTDGGTLATVICLSIGIGVFTGRFGPFWTLPSEVLPARVVGVGIGLINGVGNLGGTVGPYFFGVVKTQTGSFSMALAVGGVSLLLSALVVIPIRIRRSGP, encoded by the coding sequence GTGAGCGAAAGCGCGGCGCCGGGCTTCGATCAGCCGCATTCCCTGGTCGCTGTTGACAGCTCGTTGCCCGCGAGGCGAAACCTGCGGGCGCTGATCGTGAATAATCGCTGGGTGCGCATCCTCGGCGTCGCCTTTGTGATGTATGTGATGGCCTTTGTCGACCGGACCAACCTGTCGATGGCCGCACCTTTCGTCCGGGACGACCTCGGCCTCACGCCGGCGGCGCTCGGCCTCGCCACCAGCCTGTTCTTCTGGGGCTATATCATCCTGCAGATTCCGGCGGGACGCCTTGCGTCGATCTGGAGCCCGAAACGGGTTCTGTTCGGCCAGATGCTGCTGTGGAGTTTGATCTCGCTCACCACCGCGTTCGTGAACACGCCGCTTGAACTGTCGATCAACCGCTTCGCACTCGGCCTGTCCGAGGGCGGCGTGCTCACCTGCACGCTGGTCCTGATCCGGAACTGGTTCACCAAGGCCGAGCGCGCCCGCGCCAATGCGCTCTTCCTGCTGACATTCCCGATCGCGCCGATGATCGCGGGACCGGTCTCGGGTTTGATTCTCACCTACCTGTCCTGGCGATGGATGTTCGTGATCGAGGCGATGCCGAGCCTGATCTGGGCGGTGATATGGTGGTGGGCGATCGACGATCGTCCGCAGGACGCGAAATGGCTTGCGGAAGATGAGCGGGCCCGGCTGGTCACGGAGCTTGCGCGCGAGGAAGAGGCCGCCGTCAAGATATCCGGTCACTGGCTCTCGACGCTGTGGCATCCGAGTGTGCTGCTGCTCGCGCTCTACAATTTTCTCGCGCTGATGGCCGAATGGGGCGTCAATTTCTGGTTCCCGACGGTACTGAAGGAAACCGGGCTCTCGATCGGAATGGTCGGCCTGCTCGCCACGCTCCCTTCCGTGCTCGGGATCACCTTGATGCTGGGAGTCGCGGCCAGTTCCGACCGGCTGCGCGAGCGCAAATGGCACATGATTGTCATGACCGCGGCTGCGGGCGTCCCGCTCCTGGTTCTGCAATTGACAGATGGCGGCACGCTGGCGACCGTGATCTGCCTGTCGATCGGGATCGGCGTCTTCACCGGCCGCTTTGGTCCGTTCTGGACCCTGCCCAGCGAGGTGTTGCCGGCGCGCGTCGTGGGGGTCGGGATCGGCCTGATCAATGGCGTCGGCAATCTCGGCGGCACCGTTGGTCCCTACTTCTTCGGTGTCGTTAAGACCCAGACCGGCAGCTTCTCGATGGCGCTGGCGGTCGGGGGCGTATCGCTGCTGTTGAGCGCCCTCGTCGTGATCCCGATCAGGATCAGGCGATCCGGGCCTTAG
- a CDS encoding GH1 family beta-glucosidase translates to MFGKFSRRQFGKLAGLSALGAATAGNAAKSQPAPAVDRHAPASFPKDFLWGTATSAYQIEGAVNEDGRGRSIWDTFAHTPGKIEDHTTADRANDHYHRYKEDVGLIKALGVKAYRFSIAWPRIFPDGTGAPNPKGLDFYNRLIDELLARGIEPYATLYHWDLPQALEDRVGGWRSSDTSKAFADYAGYVAERVSDRVKNIFTLNEAGRFLNFGYGWGIDAPGLKLPTSELNQARHHVALGHGLAVQAIRAKARPGTKVGPAENIAACVPAFDTPDNVRAAEMATRELNAGLLGVMLEGKYTDGFLEYSGKDAPKFTAEELKIIGAKNDFVGLNIYAPQFYIAASDQKPGWKVLPFPASFPHMNSEWLRVGPEVIYWAPRLAAKIWNIDTIYISENGTSSEDKIAADGQVYDLDRIMFLRNYLRQLQRATAEGVPVRGYFLWSLMDNFEWIFGFEKRFGLYHVDFETQKRTAKLSAAFYREVVAQNAIGA, encoded by the coding sequence ATGTTCGGAAAATTCTCGCGACGGCAGTTCGGCAAACTTGCCGGCCTTTCCGCGCTCGGGGCAGCGACCGCGGGTAACGCAGCGAAGAGCCAGCCGGCGCCGGCGGTGGACCGCCATGCGCCCGCGAGCTTCCCGAAGGATTTTCTCTGGGGCACCGCGACGTCGGCCTATCAGATCGAAGGTGCCGTCAACGAGGACGGCCGCGGCCGCTCGATCTGGGACACCTTTGCGCACACGCCGGGCAAGATCGAGGATCACACCACCGCCGACCGCGCCAACGATCACTATCACCGCTACAAGGAGGACGTCGGCCTGATCAAGGCGCTCGGGGTCAAGGCTTACCGGTTCTCGATCGCCTGGCCGCGGATATTTCCCGATGGCACCGGCGCGCCCAACCCCAAAGGCCTCGACTTCTACAACCGCCTGATCGACGAACTGCTGGCCAGGGGCATCGAGCCTTACGCGACGCTGTATCACTGGGACCTGCCGCAGGCGCTCGAGGACCGGGTAGGCGGCTGGCGATCCAGCGATACCTCGAAAGCGTTCGCGGATTATGCGGGCTATGTGGCGGAGCGCGTGAGCGACCGCGTCAAAAACATTTTTACGCTCAACGAAGCCGGGCGTTTCCTCAACTTCGGTTACGGATGGGGCATCGACGCGCCCGGTCTCAAATTGCCGACAAGCGAGCTAAACCAGGCGCGGCATCACGTAGCCCTGGGGCATGGCCTTGCGGTGCAGGCGATTCGCGCCAAGGCGCGCCCCGGCACCAAGGTCGGCCCGGCCGAGAATATCGCAGCCTGCGTGCCCGCCTTCGACACGCCGGACAATGTCCGCGCCGCCGAGATGGCGACGCGCGAACTGAATGCGGGCCTGCTCGGGGTGATGCTGGAGGGCAAATACACCGACGGCTTCCTCGAATATTCCGGCAAGGACGCCCCGAAATTCACTGCCGAGGAACTGAAGATCATCGGCGCCAAGAACGATTTCGTCGGGCTCAATATCTACGCGCCGCAATTCTATATCGCAGCGTCAGACCAAAAACCCGGCTGGAAGGTGCTGCCCTTCCCCGCCTCGTTTCCGCACATGAATTCGGAGTGGTTGCGGGTCGGGCCGGAAGTGATCTATTGGGCGCCGCGGCTGGCGGCAAAAATCTGGAACATCGACACCATCTACATCAGCGAGAACGGCACCTCGTCGGAAGACAAGATCGCCGCCGACGGCCAGGTCTACGACCTCGATCGCATCATGTTCCTGCGCAACTACCTGCGCCAGTTGCAGCGCGCGACCGCCGAGGGCGTGCCGGTGCGCGGCTATTTCCTGTGGAGCCTGATGGACAATTTCGAATGGATCTTCGGTTTCGAAAAACGCTTCGGGCTGTACCACGTCGATTTCGAGACGCAGAAGCGGACCGCCAAGCTGAGTGCCGCGTTTTACCGCGAAGTGGTGGCGCAAAACGCGATCGGCGCCTGA
- a CDS encoding LysR family transcriptional regulator, which produces MELHHLEQIVAICRAGSFSGAAKALGIAQPTLSKSIGRLEAKLGVQLFERSNVNARPTVYGQFVADQALGLLQNVSTLGRELEQMAKGEAGLLRIGVGPATRLYPLPKVIQKAARAFPRLQFVTRYAGPNLMMRALRAGTFDLVFCNQQLTTLEDDFIRVKVFEDSYTVVARRDHPALKAAPLSPLAFMRLPLASAGLTPDFRSWLGVVNAQQKRNLEAFLSDDYDLIRRMALETDHVARGPRFVFDSELKQGDLVELALDSDFQYECWMLTTSERWRSPVVKAVAGFAKEKE; this is translated from the coding sequence ATGGAGCTGCATCATCTCGAACAGATCGTCGCCATTTGCCGCGCGGGCAGTTTCAGCGGAGCCGCGAAAGCCCTGGGGATCGCGCAGCCGACGCTGAGCAAGAGCATCGGCCGGCTTGAAGCAAAGCTTGGTGTGCAGCTGTTCGAGCGCTCCAATGTCAACGCGCGTCCGACCGTCTATGGCCAGTTCGTCGCCGACCAGGCCCTGGGCCTGCTGCAGAATGTCAGCACGCTCGGCCGTGAACTGGAGCAGATGGCGAAGGGCGAAGCTGGACTGTTACGAATCGGGGTCGGGCCCGCGACGCGGCTGTATCCGCTGCCGAAGGTCATCCAGAAGGCGGCCCGTGCGTTTCCGCGGCTTCAATTCGTGACGCGCTATGCCGGGCCGAACCTGATGATGCGCGCCTTGCGCGCCGGGACCTTCGACCTGGTGTTCTGCAACCAGCAACTCACGACGCTGGAAGACGACTTCATCCGCGTCAAGGTTTTCGAGGATAGCTACACGGTCGTCGCGCGGCGGGATCATCCGGCGCTGAAGGCGGCTCCGCTGTCACCGCTCGCGTTCATGCGCTTGCCGCTGGCGAGCGCCGGCCTGACGCCAGATTTCAGATCCTGGCTCGGCGTCGTCAACGCCCAGCAGAAACGTAACCTCGAAGCTTTCTTGTCCGACGACTACGACCTGATCAGGCGGATGGCGCTCGAAACCGATCATGTCGCTCGCGGCCCGCGCTTCGTATTCGACAGCGAATTGAAGCAGGGCGATCTGGTGGAACTGGCGCTCGATTCGGATTTTCAATACGAGTGCTGGATGCTGACGACCAGCGAGCGATGGCGTTCGCCAGTCGTCAAGGCCGTTGCCGGATTTGCCAAGGAAAAGGAGTAG
- a CDS encoding family 16 glycosylhydrolase, whose product MGGEFQYRSLADFAGSRREWAPHVLGLIACLLTSAPAFAQADLADAPPKLALQVAAASLGDACRRVETTDPAALAQVSLHRTFHDDFDAHPLSSDRWIPHYAGGAAWPEARYWGGEGSDFRRKDTWNGEQQIYVDPRYGGRDATPLGLDPFRVHDGVLSIIASRTPAALKPVLFNNEYVSGILTTQSRFSQKHGYFEIRSKIPAGVGVWPAFWLLADDGGWPPEIDVLEGRGPKSNNLVMTTHWRIPETQRVFSCGFDFAVADTSTAFHNYGVLWQPDRITYFIDRKPVSEIKTPVGFDDPMYMIVNLAMGSNHFPGVGFVDSESPVAVTFEIDRISAYQIDER is encoded by the coding sequence ATGGGCGGAGAATTCCAGTATCGGAGTTTGGCTGACTTCGCGGGTTCCCGCCGCGAATGGGCGCCGCACGTGCTTGGCCTGATTGCTTGCCTCCTCACGTCCGCCCCGGCTTTCGCGCAGGCCGATCTCGCCGACGCGCCGCCAAAGCTCGCCTTGCAGGTCGCGGCCGCTTCGCTCGGCGACGCCTGCCGCCGTGTCGAAACCACCGATCCCGCCGCGCTGGCGCAGGTCTCGCTGCACCGGACCTTCCACGACGATTTCGACGCCCATCCGCTGTCCAGCGACCGCTGGATCCCGCACTACGCCGGCGGCGCCGCGTGGCCGGAAGCGCGGTATTGGGGCGGCGAGGGTTCCGACTTCCGGCGCAAGGACACCTGGAACGGCGAACAGCAGATCTATGTCGATCCGCGGTACGGCGGACGCGACGCGACCCCGCTGGGGCTCGACCCGTTCAGGGTGCACGACGGCGTTCTCTCGATCATCGCCAGCCGCACGCCGGCGGCGCTGAAGCCGGTGCTGTTCAACAACGAATATGTGTCGGGCATCCTGACGACCCAGAGCCGTTTTTCGCAGAAGCACGGCTATTTCGAAATCCGCTCGAAAATACCGGCCGGCGTCGGGGTGTGGCCGGCGTTTTGGCTGCTCGCCGATGACGGCGGCTGGCCGCCGGAGATCGACGTGCTGGAGGGCCGCGGGCCGAAGTCGAACAACCTGGTGATGACGACGCATTGGCGGATACCGGAGACGCAGCGCGTGTTCTCCTGCGGCTTCGACTTCGCGGTCGCCGACACGTCGACCGCGTTCCACAATTACGGTGTGCTGTGGCAGCCGGACCGCATCACCTATTTCATCGACCGCAAGCCGGTATCAGAGATCAAGACCCCGGTCGGTTTCGACGATCCGATGTACATGATCGTCAACCTGGCGATGGGTTCGAACCATTTTCCCGGCGTGGGTTTCGTCGACAGCGAGTCGCCTGTTGCGGTCACGTTCGAGATCGACAGGATTTCCGCCTACCAGATCGACGAACGTTGA